Below is a genomic region from Cellulomonas sp. P24.
CGTCGTCGGCGCGACGACGGGTGACGCCGCGCACCGGCTGGGCATCGACCTGTCGGCGGTGCGGGGTCCGCTCCTGGCGCCCGGTGTGGGCGCCCAGGGGGCCGGGGCGGCGGAGCTCGCGCAGGTCTTCGGGTCGGCGCGTGGGGCCGTGCTGGCGTCGTCGTCACGCGCGGTGCTCGGTGCCGGGCCCGCGGTCGCCGCGGTCCGGGACGCAGCCCGCCGGGCCGGGGACGACGCCGCGACGGCGCTGACCTGACGGAAGGCGCGAATCGCCGGTTGCTGAGAGCATTGCTGTGAGCGCTGGACCTCGCTAGGTTCAGTGTCGATCCGACCTAGTGACGAGAAGGTGAACTCGCGTGGCTCTTCCTCCGTTGACACCCGAACAACGCGCGGCCGCGCTCGAGAAGGCAGCCGCGGCTCGGCAGGCACGTGCCGAGATCAAGAACCGGTTGAAGTACTCCCAGGGCTCGCTCTCGGAGGTGATCGCGCAGGGGCAGCAGGACGACGTCATCGGCAAGCTGAAGGTCGTCGCGCTGCTCGAGTCCTTGCCGGGCGTCGGCAAGGTCAAGGCGCGCGCGATCATGTCCGAGGTGGGGATCTCGGAGACTCGGCGGGTCCGGGGTCTCGGCCCTCACCAGGTCAAGGCCCTGGTGGAGCGATTCGGCTGAACGCGCCGCGTGCAGGAGAATGATCTCCTGCGTGCAACGGTCGCGTCCTGCTGCCGTTCCCGTGGCGAACGCCTGCCCCGGCGCGGTCCACCGACCCACCCCAGGAGCCCGACCCCGTGACGACGCCAGCCCGGCTCACCGTTCTCGCCGGACCGACCGCCGTGGGGAAGGGCACCGTCTCGGCGGACATCCGCGCCCGGTACCCGGAGGTCTGGCTCTCGGTCTCGGCGACGACGCGTGCGCCACGACCCGGCGAGGTCGACGGTGTGCACTACCACTTCGTCACCGACGACGAGTTCGACCGCATGGTTGCGGACGGGCAGCTCCTGGAGTGGGCCGTCGTCCACGGGCGGAACCGCTACGGCACGCCGCGAGCACCCGTCGAGGCTCGGCTCGCGAAGGGGGAGCCCGCCCTCCTGGAGATCGACCTCCAGGGCGCACGTCAGGTGCGCGCCTCCATGCCGGACGCGCGGTTCGTCTTCCTCGCGCCGCCGTCGTTCGAGGAGCTCGAGCGTCGGCTCGTGGGCCGGGGCACGGAGGGTCCGGAGGAGCGTGAGCGCCGGCTCGCGACGGCTCGGATCGAGCTGGCGGCGGAGGCGGAGTTCGACCACGTGATCGTGAACGACGACGTCGCGCGGGCGACGGACGAGCTGATCGCGACCATGGGACTGCCGACCCGCTAGACTCCAGGTAGTCCGGTGCTGGGCCTGCGTGATGCCACCTGCGTGACGCTCGCGGCCGCGGCACCCTCGATGCCCATCATTCGTCCCTGTGCAGGAGTGTCCGTGTCTGGAACCGTCGCCGCCCCCATCGGCATCACCGACCCGCCCATCGACCGGTTGCTCGACCGTGCCGACTCGAAGTACGCGCTGGTGACCTTCGCCGCCAAGCGTGCGCGTCAGATCAACGCGTACTACTCGCAGCTCAACGAGGGGCTCCTCGAGTTCGTCGGCCCGCTCGTCGAGACGCGCCCGCAGGAGAAGCCGCTGTCGATCGCGATGCGGGAGATCGACGCGGGGCTTCTGTCGCTGGAGACCGGCGAGCCCGCGGCCTCCTGACCGACCACCATCGGGTCACGCCGTGCGTATCGTCCTCGGGGTCGCCGGAGGGATCGCGGCCTACAAGGCCGTCCTGCTGCTGCGGCTGCTGCGTGAGTCCGGGCACGACGTCCGGGTCGTGCCGACCCGGTCGGCGCTGCAGTTCGTGGGTCGTGCGACCTGGGAGGCGCTGTCCGGCGAGCCGGTGACGACGGACGTGTTCGACGACGTCGACGAGGTCGCGCACGTCGCTATCGGCCGCGCGGCCGACCTCGTGGTGGTCGCTCCCGCGACGGCGGACCTGCTGGCGCGTGCGGCGTCGGGCCGGGCGGACGACCTCCTGACCGCGACGCTCCTGACCTGCGGCTGCCCGGTGCTCTTCGCACCGGCGATGCACACGGAGATGTGGTCGCACGCCGCGACCCGCGCGAACGTCGCGACCCTGCGATCGCGAGGTGTGCACGTGCTCGAGCCCGACTCGGGTCGTCTCACGGGCTCCGACAGCGGCCCGGGGCGGCTTCCCGAGCCCGAGTCGCTCCTGGCGGCCGCGCTCGCGCTCGTGCCGGCCCGTCCGGAGGACCTGAGTGGTCGCCGGGTGGTGATCTCGACGGGGGGGACCCGTGAACCGCTCGACCCCGTGCGCTACCTCGGGAACCGGTCCTCCGGTCGTCAGGGGTACGCCCTCGCGGCGGCAGCCGTGGCGCGCGGGGCGGAGGTGCTGGTCGTCGCGGCGAACGTGACGTTGCCGCCTCCGGCCGGGGTGCACCTCGTCGACGTCGAGACGGCTTCCGAGCTGCGCGACGCCGTGCGTCAGGCCGCCGGTGCGGCCGACGCCGTGGTCATGGCCGCCGCGGTCGCGGACTTCCGGCCGGCGCAGGCCGCGGCCGCCAAGATCAAAAAGAACGTCGGGATGCCGCAGCTGAGCGTCGACCTCGTCGAGACCGTCGACATCCTGGCCGAGCTCGTCGCCGAACGTCGCCCCGGACAGGTTGTCGTCGGCTTCGCGGCCGAGACGGGTGACGCGGACGCGGACGTCCTCGAGCACGGTCGGGCGAAGGCCCGGCGCAAGGGTGCCGACCTGCTGGCCGTGAACCCCGTCGGCCATGGACGAGGATTCGGGTCGCTCGACAACGACGTGACGCTCGTCGACGCCCACGGCGCGGTGGTCGGGACGGTGACCGGCTCGAAGCTCGATGTCGCGCACGCGGTCTGGGACGCCGTGCTGCGCGCGTGGTGAGTGGCACCGGTCGAGGAACGGGCGGTGAGCGCAGCGGCATCAGTCGCACCTCGGACGGATTCCTGCTCCGCTGCCGTGACGCCCTAGGCTGTGCCGCATGACGTCGTCCGGGCTGCGCCTCTTCACATCCGAGTCGGTGACCGAAGGGCATCCCGACAAGATCTGCGACCAGATCTCCGACGCGATCCTGGACGCGATGCTCGAGCAGGATCCCGCTGCGCGCGTCGCGGTCGAGACGATGGTGACCACCGGCCTGGTGCACGTGGCCGGTGAGGTCAGCACGACGGCCTACGTCGAGATCCCGCAGGTGGTGCGTCAGGTCGTCCGGGGGATCGGGTACACGTCGTCGAAGATCGGGTTCGACGGAGACTCGTGCGGGGTCTCGGTCTCGATCGGCCAGCAGTCTCCCGACATCGCGCAGGGCGTCGACAAGGCCTGGGAGGTCCGGAACGACGCCGCAGACGTCGACCCTCTCGACGCCCAGGGCGCCGGTGACCAGGGGCTCATGTTCGGGTACGCGAGCAACGACACGCCGTCGCTGCTTCCGCTCCCGATCTGGCTCGCGCACCGGCTCGCCGAGAGACTTGCGCTGGTCCGCAAGCAGGGCGTGATCTCCGGGCTCCGTCCCGACGGGAAGACGCAGGTGACGATCGGCTACGACGGCCATCGTGCGGTACGTCTGGACACGCTGGTGCTCTCGACCCAGCACGACCCGGACGTGCAGCTCGAGAGGCACCTCACCCCGGCCGTGCGGGAGCTCGTGGTCGCTCCGGTGCTGGACGAGCTCGGTCTCGACCTCGACATCAGCGACTACCAGCTGCTGGTCAACCCGACGGGCACGTTCGTCGTGGGAGGGCCTCAGGGCGACGCCGGACTCACCGGCCGCAAGATCATCGTCGACACCTACGGCGGCATGGCCCGTCACGGTGGCGGGGCGTTCTCGGGCAAGGATCCGTCGAAGGTCGACCGCTCGGCGGCCTACGCGACCCGTTGGGTCGCGAAGAACGTCGTGGCTGCCGGTCTTGCCGAACGGTGCGAGGTGCAGGTCGCGTACGCGATCGGGAAGGCCCAGCCGGTCGGACTGTACGTCGAGACCTTCGGCACCGGCACGGTCCCGATCGACAGGTTGACGGGCGCGATCCGTGAGGTCTTCGACCTGCGTCCGGCGGCGATCATCCGTGACCTCGACCTGCTCCGGCCGATCTACCAGCGGACTGCGGCGTACGGGCACTTCGGGCGTGAGCTCGAGGATTTCACCTGGGAACGGACCGATCGGGTGGCCGACCTCCGGTCGGCGTTGTCCTGAGGCGATCCCCAGCCCGGCTGCGGCGGCACGGCGGGAGTCGGTCGTCGGTGGTGGGATGGTTCCGTGACAGATGAGGCAACCGGCGAGCAGCTGACCCTCGCCGGCATGCCGACGGCCCGCCGGCGCCGGTCCACGTCGGCCATCGGCGAGGTGGCTGACGATCGTCCGGTCGCGCAGGTCTACGTGGACCTGCCCCCGCTGCATCTGGACCACACGTTCGAGTACGTGGTACCGGCCTCGATGGCTGTCGCTGCGCAACCCGGGACGCGGGTCAAGGTGCGCTTCGGCGCGCAGGACGTCGACGGCTTCCTGGTCGCCCGGACGCAGGAGGCCGAGTACGACGGGAAGCTCACCCCGTTGCGTCGGGTGGTGTCGCCCGTCCCCGTGCTCACGCCGGGCGTGCTGCGTCTCGCGCGCCGGCTCGCCGACAGGTACGCGGGATCGCTGGTCGACGTGCTACGGCTCGCGATCCCGCCCCGGCATGCGCGGGTCGAGGCGGAGGTCGTGTCACGTGCCTCGTCCGACGAGGGCGTGAGTGCGGCGGATCGCGAGACCCGGGTGGCGGCGGGTGGCGTGGCGTTGTCCTCGTCGGCGTGGGCGGACTACCGCGGGGGAGCTGCGTTCCTCCAGCATCTCGTCGCGGGGCGCTCACCCCGTGCCGTGTGGACGGCGCTGCCCGGCACCGGCACCGATCGGTGGGCGTCGGCGATCGCTCAGGCGGTGGCCGCCGCAGTCGTCGGAGGGCGAGGTGCGCTCGTCGTGCTCCCGTCGGCTCGCGACGTGGACGAGATGGCAGGTGCGCTGGCCGAGGTCGGCATCGCGCCGTGGTCGGCGTCGGCGTCGCCCGACGTGCCGGGTCACGTCCGACTGGTCGCGGACGACGGCCCGGCTCCCCGGTACCGGGCGTTCCTCGCGGCGCTTCGGGGAGACGCCCGCGTGGTGATCGGGACGCGGGCGGCGGCGTTCGCACCGGTGCAGGACCTCGGCCTTGCCGTCTGCTGGGACGACCGGGACGAGCTCCATCAGGAGCCGCGAGCGCCCTACGTGCATGCCCGCGAGGTCGTCGTCGGGCGCGGTGAGGTCGATGGCTGCGCCGTCCTTCTCGGTTCGGTGACCCGCTCGACGGCTGCCCAGCAGCTCGTCGAGCGCGGGTGGGCCCACGCTGTCGAGGCAGACCGGGACAAGGTCCGCCGACGCACCCCTCGGGTACGGGCACTGACCTCCGTCGAGCTCGCGCGGGAGGGACCGGCGGCGGCCGCACGCCTTCCTGGCGAGGTGTGGCGCACGCTGCGGAGCGGGTTGGAGCATGGTCCTGTCCTCGTTCAGGTGCCGCGTGCCGGGTATCTGCCCGTGGTCGCCTGCGGCACGTGTCGCACGGTCGCGCGCTGCTCGACGTGTCATGGCCCGCTCGGGGTCCGGCGGACGCGGGGTGGAGTTCCCGAGTGCCGGTGGTGCGGCCGTCTGGCCTCGGCGTGGCGATGCGCCGCGTGCGGTTCTGGTGCGCTGCGTGCCGTCACGGTCGGCTCCGAGCGCACCGCCGAGGAGCTCGGTCGCGCGTTCCCCGGGGTACCGGTGCGGCTGTCCGGGGCAGGTGCTCCGGGGGAGTCCTCGCCGAGGTGCCCGACCGACCGGCGCTGGTCGTGGCCACGATCGGCGCCGAGCCGCGCTGTGCGTCCGGGTACCACGTCGCGGCACTCCTGGACGCGGCGATCTCGACGTCACGTCCGTCGCTGCAGGTCGGGGAGCAGGCTCTGCACCGGTGGCTGTCGGCCGCCTCGCTCGTGCGGCCGGCGAGCGACGGGGGAGTCGTCGTCCTCGTCGGTGATGCAGCCCCGGGGCCCACCCAGGCGCTCGTGCGGTGGGACCCGGCGGGCTTCGCCGCACGTGAGCTCGTCGAGCGCCGAGAGCTCGGGCTCCCGCCTGCGGTACGCGTCGCTGCGCTCACGGGTTCGCGCGATGCGGTCGAGGCGGTCGTGGCCCGGATCGATCTCCCCGACGGTGCGGAGGTCCTCGGTCCGGTCGCCGTCGACGGGCCGGCGACGATGGAGCTGAGCCCCCTCGCGCAGGAGGTCCGCGCGGTCGTCCGCGCCCCGCTCGCCGTCGCGGACGCGTTGTCGAGAGCCGTCAAGGTGTCGATGGCGACCCGTAGCGCGCGGCGCGAGGGGGGCACGGTCCGGGTCCAGATCGACCCCGTGGAGCTGTTGTAGCGACATCGTTCGGTGGCGCACAGGGTGATCGAGAGGATGGGGCGACCGCATGGCGGATGCAGCGGCAGGACGACGGATCGACACGGTCGTGTTCGACCTCGGGAACGTGCTGATCAGATGGGATCCCCGTGCACCTTTCGTCGGCCGGATGGACCCGGTCGACGTGACGCGCTTCTTCACCGAGGTGGACTTCGCGTCGTTCAACCACGAGCAGGACCGCGGACGGTCCTGGGCCGATGCCCGGGAGTGGCTGGCGGCCAGGCATCCGGGACACCTGCGGGCACTCGACCTGTACATCACGCACTTCCGTGACTCGCTGCGCGGCCCCGTCCCGGGCTCGGACGACCTCGTGCGCGATGTCCGCGCCGCCGGTCGT
It encodes:
- the mihF gene encoding integration host factor, actinobacterial type → MALPPLTPEQRAAALEKAAAARQARAEIKNRLKYSQGSLSEVIAQGQQDDVIGKLKVVALLESLPGVGKVKARAIMSEVGISETRRVRGLGPHQVKALVERFG
- the gmk gene encoding guanylate kinase; this encodes MTTPARLTVLAGPTAVGKGTVSADIRARYPEVWLSVSATTRAPRPGEVDGVHYHFVTDDEFDRMVADGQLLEWAVVHGRNRYGTPRAPVEARLAKGEPALLEIDLQGARQVRASMPDARFVFLAPPSFEELERRLVGRGTEGPEERERRLATARIELAAEAEFDHVIVNDDVARATDELIATMGLPTR
- the rpoZ gene encoding DNA-directed RNA polymerase subunit omega produces the protein MSGTVAAPIGITDPPIDRLLDRADSKYALVTFAAKRARQINAYYSQLNEGLLEFVGPLVETRPQEKPLSIAMREIDAGLLSLETGEPAAS
- the coaBC gene encoding bifunctional phosphopantothenoylcysteine decarboxylase/phosphopantothenate--cysteine ligase CoaBC codes for the protein MRIVLGVAGGIAAYKAVLLLRLLRESGHDVRVVPTRSALQFVGRATWEALSGEPVTTDVFDDVDEVAHVAIGRAADLVVVAPATADLLARAASGRADDLLTATLLTCGCPVLFAPAMHTEMWSHAATRANVATLRSRGVHVLEPDSGRLTGSDSGPGRLPEPESLLAAALALVPARPEDLSGRRVVISTGGTREPLDPVRYLGNRSSGRQGYALAAAAVARGAEVLVVAANVTLPPPAGVHLVDVETASELRDAVRQAAGAADAVVMAAAVADFRPAQAAAAKIKKNVGMPQLSVDLVETVDILAELVAERRPGQVVVGFAAETGDADADVLEHGRAKARRKGADLLAVNPVGHGRGFGSLDNDVTLVDAHGAVVGTVTGSKLDVAHAVWDAVLRAW
- the metK gene encoding methionine adenosyltransferase — its product is MTSSGLRLFTSESVTEGHPDKICDQISDAILDAMLEQDPAARVAVETMVTTGLVHVAGEVSTTAYVEIPQVVRQVVRGIGYTSSKIGFDGDSCGVSVSIGQQSPDIAQGVDKAWEVRNDAADVDPLDAQGAGDQGLMFGYASNDTPSLLPLPIWLAHRLAERLALVRKQGVISGLRPDGKTQVTIGYDGHRAVRLDTLVLSTQHDPDVQLERHLTPAVRELVVAPVLDELGLDLDISDYQLLVNPTGTFVVGGPQGDAGLTGRKIIVDTYGGMARHGGGAFSGKDPSKVDRSAAYATRWVAKNVVAAGLAERCEVQVAYAIGKAQPVGLYVETFGTGTVPIDRLTGAIREVFDLRPAAIIRDLDLLRPIYQRTAAYGHFGRELEDFTWERTDRVADLRSALS